A single region of the Pseudorhodoplanes sp. genome encodes:
- a CDS encoding cold-shock protein, which produces MQKGTVKWFNPTKGYGFIKPSAGERDVFVHISAVERAGLSTLNEGQAVEFELVTNRGKTSAENLRVA; this is translated from the coding sequence ATGCAAAAAGGCACCGTCAAATGGTTCAATCCGACGAAGGGTTATGGGTTCATCAAGCCGTCTGCCGGCGAAAGGGATGTGTTCGTGCACATCTCGGCTGTGGAGCGGGCGGGTCTGAGCACCTTGAATGAAGGCCAGGCCGTGGAATTCGAACTGGTCACCAATCGCGGCAAGACGTCCGCGGAGAATCTCAGGGTAGCGTAA